One genomic segment of Helianthus annuus cultivar XRQ/B chromosome 14, HanXRQr2.0-SUNRISE, whole genome shotgun sequence includes these proteins:
- the LOC110906153 gene encoding RING-H2 finger protein ATL70 translates to MNVTTDSETPSYTTTTIKSPPGRHDYLFVVGFFLTTIFLFTITYVYYICKRSRSPPPSETNEDAHNRHLIRLSRGLDEDVLVTFPTSVYSETKVPHTGTVANGSGCSICLGDYMPADVVRMLPECGHLFHVGCIDTWLKAHPTCPMCRTSPLGVST, encoded by the coding sequence ATGAACGTCACAACAGACTCCGAAACACCATCgtacaccaccacaaccatcaaGAGTCCACCAGGACGCCACGACTACTTATTCGTCGTCGGGTTCTTTTTAACAACCATCTTCCTATTTACCATCACCTACGTTTATTACATCTGCAAGCGGTCTCGATCACCACCACCATCTGAAACCAACGAGGATGCACACAACCGCCACCTCATACGATTGTCTAGGGGTCTTGACGAAGATGTTCTTGTAACGTTCCCGACGTCTGTTTACTCTGAGACAAAGGTGCCTCATACTGGCACCGTTGCTAACGGATCCGGATGCTCTATATGCTTGGGGGATTATATGCCAGCTGACGTAGTTCGGATGTTGCCAGAATGTGGTCACTTGTTTCATGTCGGGTGTATAGATACGTGGTTGAAGGCTCATCCTACTTGTCCCATGTGTCGAACCTCGCCACTTGGCGTATCAACTTAA
- the LOC110907672 gene encoding uncharacterized protein LOC110907672, with protein sequence MRNRALSLWALLKLLAFSYAASNDNFAFPVDQSVHNYSRSTEIEKHCSSFISSASKLESGDSNAAKLKTELSFFNGDWEQKDSHGATLMPFDDSDMPYAPYMIHPWKVVSFEVQNVSSCEPNQPKNTISISGVLSIGITRNNTLISEPGLNFHKTPGMSALRVDFEGVYLETNENGGERLLCLLGDSTFPFKKVPTRFTDEYMDLYFSARDTLYNEEPVILPHDQILLIVRYPKVVSLVNNHIHGEMTSLKEMEDFEYFDKVQITSHSSIIHECDASTSEGPVLDSFDQNPLEDAMLEDGVNKFNNSEFCRILKYFEHEEYRVMPNLKLGGQNAFQDTVGPFRLGNEILLVDRNNENLRIIMHKISCEEDKVSGVLRLYPATFEPHVATRRTGLSTLTLSVKGTWNSSTGLLSMTGCLGPSLAECDSGVLLYFPKYFSSKQRSVVSGSIFSLKNATTAFWPVFFGLEMLSPGLHDGGWYSNVYLSYNYSKSDLANEFIEIIQEPKYMTYIWKSFIQYIQYPNPQDLQIETFTSSETFVRVEVLSVGPLFRTNDSHFYDGYDRDVVNMSVNLFLIEKPNKVYEESYHHVSKLYLEGVYDQHTGKLYLIGCRKVDFDHADLERGLDCLVQVTIEYSSLNARWLINPTEKITIRSLRNIDDVYQFKTIRLHTLMIHDRRHDKDVVLRKIFEGYFRVFLLLVYIVHILNQMRKMKKSNELVAYISLVALGMWIVGYGITLIYNKEILIRSLVSQYDATQPSDLQNYKRYLNNLDYFARFLVLVSMFLMARIAQMVLKARKILQEQGEPTPSEKKLLLVCLRAYMWYITLKCVEVGVQLYIKKATLTKDEYMRLIMQLFRYTVYDLQDYLLYVQIIASMVWKPRLPNPGLKYFVIGLWVPSLIQFPYEVVRLFGTYHVMKNVV encoded by the exons ATGAGAAACCGAGCTCTAAGTCTGTGGGCCCTACTAAAGTTGCTCGCTTTCAGTTATGCGGCTTCGAATGATAACTTTGCATTCCCAGTTGACCAGTCTGTTCATAACTACAGTCGATCAACCGAAATCGAAAAGCATTGCAGCTCTTTTATATCTTCAGCTTCTAAGTTAGAATCTGGTGATAGTAATGCTGCAAAGCTTAAGACCGAGCTTTCTTTCTTCAATGGAGATTGGGAGCAGAAGGACTCTCATGGAGCAACTTTAATGCCCTTTGATGATAGTGATATGCCTTATGCTCCATACATGATCCATCCATGGAAAGTGGTTAGCTTTGAGGTACAAAATGTTAGTTCTTGTGAACCCAACCAGCCCAAAAACACTATTAGCATCAGCGGGGTTCTGTCTATTGGCATAACAAGAAATAACACACTCATTTCTGAACCGGGCCTAAACTTTCATAAAACTCCCGGTATGTCGGCTCTTAGAGTCGACTTTGAAGGTGTTTATCTTGAAACAAACGAAAACGGGGGCGAACGTTTACTTTGTTTGTTGGGTGATTCAACTTTCCCATTTAAAAAAGTTCCAACAAGATTCACAGATGAATATATGGACTTATATTTCTCTGCTAGGGACACGTTATACAATGAAGAGCCTGTGATCTTGCCACATGACCAGATTTTGCTTATAGTTAGGTACCCAAAGGTTGTATCTTTAGTCAATAATCATATCCATGGTGAAATGACAAGTTTGAAAGAAATGGAAGATTTTGAGTACTTTGATAAAGTTCAAATAACTTCTCACTCGAGTATCATCCATGAGTGCGATGCTAGTACTTCGGAGGGGCCGGTCTTGGATTCTTTCGATCAAAATCCACTAGAAGATGCAATGTTAGAAGATGGGGTCAACAAGTTTAACAACTCTGAGTTTTGCAGGATTCTCAAGTATTTTGAGCATGAGGAATATAGAGTTATGCCTAATTTGAAACTTGGTGGCCAAAACGCGTTCCAGGACACAGTTGGCCCGTTTCGTCTCGGTAACGAGATACTCCTTGTTGATAGGAACAATGAGAATCTAAGGATTATCATGCACAAAATCAGTTGTGAAGAGGATAAGGTTTCTGGAGTGTTGAGACTGTATCCTGCTACTTTCGAACCACATGTGGCGACACGTAGAACAG GTTTATCTACGTTGACTTTATCTGTCAAAGGAACATGGAACTCCTCAACCGGGCTGCTTTCGATGACTGGATGTCTTGGTCCATCACTGGCGGAGTGCGACTCGGGGGTATTATTGTACTTTCCCAAGTATTTCTCAAGCAAGCAAAGAAGTGTTGTTTCCGGAAGTATATTTAGTTTGAAAAATGCAACAACGGCATTTTGGCCTGTTTTCTTTGGGCTCGAGATGCTTTCGCCTGGGTTACATGATGGCGGTTGGTACAGTAACGTGTATCTTTCATACAACTATTCGAAAAGCGATTTAGCCAATGAATTTATAGAAATAATTCAAGAACCTAAGTATATGACTTATATTTGGAAATCATTTATTCAGTATATTCAGTATCCCAACCCTCAAGATTTACAGATTGAGACGTTTACAAGCTCGGAGACTTTTGTTAGAGTAGAGGTTCTGTCAGTAGGGCCTTTATTTAGAACAAATGATAGCCATTTCTATGATGGTTATGACCGTGATGTCGTTAATATGTCTGTAAATCTATTCTTGATCGAAAAGCCGAATAAAGTCTATGAAGAATCCTACCATCATGTTTCAAAGTTATATCTTGAGGGTGTGTATGATCAGCATACAGGGAAGTTGTATCTGATTGGCTGCAGGAAGGTAGACTTTGATCATGCAGATCTCGAAAGAGGTTTAGATTGTTTGGTTCAAGTCACAATTGAGTATTCGTCTTTAAACGCAAGATGGTTGATTAATCCAACTGAAAAGATCACCATTAGAAGCCTAAGAAACATAGATGATGTCTACCAATTCAAGACAATACGTTTGCATACCTTGATGATTCATGACAGACGTCATGACAAAGATGTAGTTTTGCGTAAAATCTTTGAAGGGTATTTCAGGGTTTTTCTTCTTTTGGTGTACATTGTGCATATATTAAACCAAATGAGGAAAATGAAGAAATCTAATGAGCTAGTTGCTTACATATCTCTTGTTGCGTTAGGCATGTGGATCGTCGGGTATGGAATCACCTTGATTTATAACAAAGAAATTCTGATAAGATCATTAGTATCTCAATATGATGCGACTCAACCATCTGATCTTCAAAACTACAAACGATATCTGAACAATCTTGATTATTTTGCAAGATTTCTTGTGCTTGTTTCTATGTTCCTCATGGCTAGAATTGCTCAAATGGTGTTAAAGGCTCGAAAAATTCTTCAAGAACAAGGCGAGCCAACTCCAAGTGAAAAGAAGCTCCTTTTGGTTTGCTTGCGTGCCTACATGTGGTATATTACCCTTAAGTGCGTTGAGGTTGGAGTCCAGCTTTATATAAAGAAAGCTACCTTAACCAAAGATGAATATATGAGATTAATCATGCAATTGTTCAGGTATACGGTTTATGATCTTCAAGATTACTTACTGTATGTCCAAATCATTGCTAGTATGGTTTGGAAGCCTCGTCTTCCTAATCCGGGACTTAAATACTTCGTCATCGGCCTGTGGGTACCATCTTTAATTCAGTTCCCTTATGAAGTTGTTAGACTTTTCGGTACTTATCATGTTATGAAAAATGTTGTCTGA
- the LOC110907673 gene encoding RING-H2 finger protein ATL70 has product MNTTTTIDGVEQPPYTTNSSNPHGGDAYIFVIGFFCIVFLLMSLTYTSYICKRPRSSPPPPSMSFTNTPYEEADNHHLIRFSYGLDEDILITFPTFLYSDAMPHKGDTATDSSCSICLADYKPEDVVRLLPACGHLYHVSCIDTWLNAHPTCPVCRNMPCSDSAELSD; this is encoded by the coding sequence ATgaacacaacaacaacaatagaCGGTGTAGAACAACCACCATACACCACCAACTCCAGCAACCCCCACGGCGGAGACGCTTACATATTCGTCATCGGATTCTTTTGCATCGTCTTCCTCCTAATGTCCCTCACCTACACTTCTTACATATGCAAGCGCCCTcgatcatcaccaccaccaccatccatgTCTTTCACTAACACCCCATACGAGGAAGCAGACAACCACCATCTTATAAGATTTTCCTACGGCCTTGACGAAGATATCCTTATCACTTTCCCAACGTTTCTTTACTCGGACGCCATGCCTCACAAAGGTGACACTGCAACTGATTCTAGTTGCTCTATATGTTTGGCAGACTATAAACCGGAAGATGTTGTCCGGTTATTGCCTGCTTGTGGTCATTTGTATCATGTGAGTTGTATAGATACATGGTTGAACGCTCATCCTACTTGTCCAGTGTGTCGGAACATGCCGTGTTCTGATTCAGCTGAGTTGAGTGATTGA
- the LOC110907675 gene encoding uncharacterized protein LOC110907675: MADDLPPLWFPPMSSDDSSDSSILFFQNLIEEAELQDTGTSNRRRYIERQREEGHEKLMADYFVEDPKYNEDIFRHRFRMSKRLFLQIVSDVEENDPWFVEAPDARGRKGFTPLQKVTSAIKQLATGNTPDENDEYLHMAERTSRECLEYFCDTVCKIYGPEFLRRPTSHDMALLYQAHEEKHHLPEYRGQYMRGDHRYPTIMLEAVASQDLWFWHAFAGPPGSQNDINSIPYPHEVNEKKFKRQHEAARKDVERAFGVLKGKWGVLSRPMRARSVKKIRNVVYTCIILHNMILKDDGKAIAPVHIRDPPVEPALDDTVLGELLNEDTHWRLKHDLIDHLASQDLPHLLADSDED; encoded by the exons ATGGCGGATGACCTCCCCCCGTTATGGTTCCCACCCATGAGTAGCGACGATTCATCCGATAGTAGCattcttttttttcaaaatcttatCGAAGAAGCCGAACTTCAAGATACCGGCACATCTAACCGAAGGAGATATATTGAACGTCAACGTGAGGAGGGGCATGAGAAACTCATGGCGGATTATTTTGTCGAAGACCCGAAGTACAACGAAGATATCTTTCGGCATAGGTTCCGTATGTCAAAACGTTTGTTTCTACAAATTGTGTCCGATGTGGAAGAGAACGACCCGTGGTTTGTAGAGGCCCCCGATGCGCGAGGTAGGAAGGGCTTTACGCCCTTGCAAAAGGTGACATCGGCTATTAAACAGCTCGCAACTGGAAACACTCCAGACGAGAACGACGAGTACTTGCATATGGCCGAAAGAACTTCCCGCGAGTGCCTAGAATATTTTTGTGACACGGTTTGCAAAATATATGGTCCAGAGTTCTTACGTAGACCGACAAGCCACGACATGGCACTTTTATACCAAGCTCATGAGGAAAAACATCACCTTCCAG AGTATCGAGGCCAATACATGCGAGGAGATCATAGATACCCGACTATTATGCTCGAAGCGGTTGCTTCTCAAGACTTATGGTTTTGGCATGCTTTTGCCGGTCCACCGGGTTCTCAAAACGATATCAAT tctatCCCTTACCCTCACGAAGTAAACGAAAAGAAATTCAAGAGGCAACATGAGGCGGCAAGGAAAGACGtcgaacgggcttttggtgttttgaagGGGAAATGGGGTGTATTGAGTCGACCGATGCGAGCAAGATCGGTTAAAAAAATTAGGAATGTCGTGTACACGTgtattattttacacaacatgattttgaaagacgATGGAAAGGCGATAGCACCGGTGCACATTCGGGATCCTCCGGTCGAGCCGGCTCTAGACGATACGGTGTTGGGCGAATTGTTGAATGAAGACACCCATTGGAGACTCAAACACGATCTCATAGATCATCTCGCAAGTCAAGATTTGCCCCATCTTTTGGCCGATTCCGACGAAGACTAG